A window of the Cystobacter fuscus genome harbors these coding sequences:
- a CDS encoding YnfA family protein, with amino-acid sequence MLLLRAFGLFVLTALAEVLGCYLPYLWLREGRSPLLLLPAAASLAVFAWLLTLHPTGAARTYAAYGGVYIAVALGWLWFVEGERPTAWDIIGALVAMTGMAIIVLGPRK; translated from the coding sequence GTGCTGCTGCTGCGCGCCTTCGGGCTCTTCGTCCTCACGGCACTGGCCGAGGTGCTCGGTTGCTACCTTCCCTACCTGTGGCTGCGCGAGGGCAGGTCACCACTGCTGCTCCTCCCCGCGGCCGCAAGCCTGGCTGTGTTCGCGTGGCTCCTGACGCTACATCCCACCGGAGCGGCCCGCACATACGCGGCTTACGGAGGAGTGTACATCGCCGTGGCTCTCGGCTGGCTGTGGTTCGTTGAGGGAGAACGGCCCACGGCCTGGGACATCATCGGCGCGCTCGTTGCCATGACGGGAATGGCCATCATCGTGCTTGGGCCCCGGAAATAG
- a CDS encoding SDR family NAD(P)-dependent oxidoreductase, whose amino-acid sequence MGTLTDRCALVTGAASGIGQAIAEALGAQGVRVLVSDLDEAGARGGRAQPQRHRAAARVL is encoded by the coding sequence ATGGGAACGTTGACGGACAGGTGCGCGCTCGTGACGGGCGCGGCAAGTGGAATTGGCCAGGCGATCGCCGAGGCGCTGGGCGCGCAAGGGGTCCGGGTGCTGGTCTCGGACCTCGACGAGGCGGGCGCGCGCGGTGGCCGGGCGCAACCCCAACGCCATCGCGCAGCCGCTCGAGTTCTTTGA
- a CDS encoding M57 family metalloprotease yields MKINSCSWILAAVRVVSISAFAACGGSPGTEAGSSEDESISSTSVSMSFEEFEANAYQEPGTGVYIVDGDIPLESHAKLKEFYDQHFQNGALIVNRVNSVDDRWSTTQKRSLSYCVSTAFGSRHDSVVQAMASAANDWQASADVRLIYDRAQDGNCTSLNPNVVFDVNPVNLGQYSARAFFPSYPRPIRNILIDEVAFGSQGPWTLTGILRHEIGHVLGFRHEHTRVGIGGCYEDGNWRPLTTYDSASVMHYPSCMGINTGDLVLTQKDRDGARALYGIALHFSLHTGTPLGETDDRWAFAIADNGDLFSILKSGTGTHSTEVHILSAASNYQSFSMHTGTALGETGGNWAFAVAANRDLVGILKSGTGTHSTEVHILSAASNYQSFSMHTGTALGETGGNWAFAVAANRDLVGILKSGTGTHSTEVHILSAASNYQSFNLHTGTPLEQTDDSWEFAVAANRDLVGVHKRNTGTYSTEVHVLSAANNYQSFSMHTGTPIEETDQSWQFLVSRQRDLVGVKKNGTGTRSTEVHIVDLP; encoded by the coding sequence ATGAAAATCAATAGCTGTTCATGGATCCTGGCTGCTGTCCGTGTTGTATCCATCTCCGCGTTCGCGGCCTGTGGCGGCTCGCCCGGCACGGAAGCGGGTTCGTCCGAGGACGAATCGATTTCGAGCACGTCGGTTTCGATGAGCTTCGAGGAGTTCGAGGCAAACGCTTATCAAGAGCCCGGGACGGGGGTCTATATCGTCGACGGCGACATCCCTTTGGAGTCGCACGCGAAATTGAAGGAGTTCTACGATCAGCATTTCCAGAATGGCGCGCTGATCGTCAATCGCGTCAACAGTGTGGACGATCGATGGAGCACGACCCAGAAGCGGAGTCTGAGCTATTGCGTCAGCACGGCCTTTGGCTCCAGGCATGATTCGGTGGTGCAAGCCATGGCCAGCGCCGCCAATGATTGGCAGGCTTCGGCCGATGTGCGACTCATCTACGATCGCGCGCAAGATGGTAACTGCACGAGCCTCAATCCGAATGTCGTTTTCGACGTCAACCCTGTCAATCTGGGGCAGTACTCAGCGCGTGCATTCTTCCCGAGTTACCCTCGGCCCATTCGGAACATCCTCATCGATGAAGTCGCCTTTGGTTCGCAGGGACCCTGGACGCTGACGGGTATCTTGCGGCACGAGATCGGACATGTGCTGGGGTTTCGTCATGAGCACACGCGTGTTGGTATCGGGGGTTGCTACGAGGACGGTAACTGGCGTCCGTTGACGACCTATGATTCGGCATCCGTCATGCACTATCCCAGTTGCATGGGAATCAATACAGGTGACCTCGTCCTGACCCAGAAGGATCGCGATGGGGCCAGGGCCTTGTATGGGATCGCTCTCCATTTCAGTCTGCATACCGGCACTCCCTTGGGGGAGACGGACGACCGATGGGCGTTCGCGATCGCCGACAACGGGGACCTCTTCTCCATCCTCAAGAGCGGCACAGGGACGCACAGCACCGAGGTCCATATCCTCTCCGCGGCGAGCAACTACCAGAGCTTCAGCATGCACACCGGGACCGCACTGGGAGAGACGGGGGGAAATTGGGCGTTCGCGGTCGCCGCGAACCGGGATCTCGTCGGCATCCTCAAGAGCGGCACAGGGACGCACAGCACCGAGGTCCATATCCTCTCCGCGGCGAGCAACTACCAGAGCTTCAGCATGCACACCGGGACCGCACTGGGAGAGACGGGGGGAAATTGGGCGTTCGCGGTCGCCGCGAACCGGGATCTCGTCGGCATCCTCAAGAGCGGCACGGGGACGCACAGCACCGAGGTCCATATCCTCTCCGCGGCGAGCAACTACCAGAGCTTCAACCTGCACACTGGTACTCCGCTGGAGCAGACAGACGACTCGTGGGAGTTCGCGGTCGCCGCGAACCGGGATCTCGTCGGCGTCCACAAGCGCAACACGGGGACGTACAGCACTGAGGTCCACGTCCTCTCCGCAGCGAACAACTACCAGAGCTTCAGCATGCACACCGGCACGCCCATCGAGGAAACGGATCAATCCTGGCAGTTCCTTGTCAGCAGGCAGCGTGACCTGGTGGGCGTCAAGAAGAACGGGACGGGCACGCGGAGCACAGAGGTCCACATCGTCGATCTCCCGTGA
- a CDS encoding immunity 26/phosphotriesterase HocA family protein produces MRPTHKPGSFLRIPLADGSFGYGRVLESPFDAFYDYRTASPDSDLDRIASKPILFRIVVSHPRPKSWERIGWKEIEERLTQPIVQFRMEVGPLRRCWIFDSLGNSREASPLECIGLEPAAVWESHGVEERLLDAFMGRPNDSLEHIWKELGQ; encoded by the coding sequence ATGCGGCCAACACATAAACCAGGTTCATTCTTGAGAATCCCCCTCGCAGATGGCTCCTTCGGCTATGGAAGGGTTCTCGAATCACCATTTGATGCCTTCTATGACTACAGAACCGCCAGCCCAGACTCAGATCTGGACAGGATCGCATCAAAGCCCATACTCTTCAGGATTGTTGTCAGCCATCCACGCCCGAAGTCATGGGAGCGTATAGGGTGGAAAGAGATTGAGGAGCGTCTGACTCAACCCATTGTCCAATTCAGAATGGAAGTGGGCCCACTCCGCCGCTGCTGGATTTTCGATAGCCTCGGCAATTCGAGAGAGGCATCCCCCCTAGAATGTATTGGGCTTGAGCCAGCGGCTGTTTGGGAGTCCCACGGTGTCGAGGAACGCCTGCTTGACGCCTTCATGGGGCGGCCCAATGATTCATTAGAGCACATATGGAAGGAGTTGGGGCAGTAG
- a CDS encoding methyltransferase domain-containing protein, producing MGTDVYLLGHEAAEDQRLVRQSQEMAGEASWLFDQLDLPVGARAIDLGCGPSGVLEQLSVRVGSSGTVVGLERGGDTLARARAFVAEHGLHNVELIQGDARATGLPPGSFDLVHARLVLVNVPRPEEIVREMVALARPGGVVASHEADYLPHRCDPPCAAWDRLFELFHAHSRDHGIDLFVGRRSHRLLREAGLTDIQVRPLIHVYPKGHPRREIFVHFIQNVRAELLEAGRIEAKELDNLMTELVAHLAREDVLVISHMFFQVWGRKPNQAG from the coding sequence ATGGGCACGGATGTTTATTTGCTTGGCCACGAGGCCGCTGAGGATCAACGTCTGGTTCGCCAATCGCAAGAGATGGCGGGGGAGGCGAGCTGGCTCTTCGACCAACTCGACCTCCCTGTGGGCGCTCGCGCGATCGACCTGGGCTGTGGTCCGAGCGGCGTGCTCGAGCAACTCTCCGTGCGCGTGGGCTCCTCCGGCACGGTGGTGGGCCTCGAGCGCGGTGGAGACACGCTCGCTCGCGCACGCGCGTTCGTGGCCGAACATGGCCTGCACAACGTCGAGTTGATTCAAGGGGACGCGCGCGCGACGGGGCTACCGCCCGGCTCATTCGATCTCGTCCATGCGCGTCTCGTACTCGTCAACGTCCCGCGACCCGAGGAAATCGTCCGTGAGATGGTGGCGCTGGCGCGGCCGGGCGGCGTGGTCGCCAGCCACGAAGCCGACTACTTGCCGCATCGCTGTGATCCGCCCTGCGCGGCGTGGGATCGTCTCTTCGAACTCTTTCACGCACACTCGCGTGATCACGGCATCGACTTGTTCGTGGGCCGGCGCTCTCACCGCCTGCTTCGCGAGGCCGGACTGACGGATATCCAGGTCCGGCCCCTCATTCACGTCTATCCGAAGGGCCATCCACGTCGCGAGATCTTCGTCCACTTCATCCAGAACGTCCGCGCGGAGCTGCTCGAAGCCGGAAGGATCGAGGCCAAGGAGTTGGACAACCTGATGACCGAGCTCGTGGCACATCTGGCGCGCGAAGACGTGCTCGTGATCTCACACATGTTTTTCCAGGTGTGGGGACGAAAGCCCAACCAAGCTGGGTGA
- a CDS encoding GFA family protein, which translates to MSVDSGRSHLVACACGQVVFEAAGAPILTTVCDCASCREAGRRIEALPGAAPVLDADGGTSFVLHRKDRVRCTRGGEQLKEYRLKPDSPTRRVVATCCNSAMFLEFNKGHWLSLYRNRIPGAPPVEMRVMTRDRPEGAPLDGNVPAHATHSVAFMWRLFAAWFAMGLRTPRGIDGTKIEA; encoded by the coding sequence ATGAGTGTTGATTCGGGTAGGTCCCACCTCGTCGCGTGCGCATGCGGCCAGGTGGTATTCGAGGCGGCGGGTGCGCCGATCCTGACCACGGTCTGTGATTGCGCGAGCTGCCGCGAAGCGGGCCGGCGGATCGAGGCGCTTCCCGGCGCGGCACCGGTGCTCGATGCCGATGGCGGCACCAGCTTCGTGCTCCATCGCAAGGACCGCGTGCGCTGCACGAGGGGAGGGGAGCAGCTCAAGGAATATCGCCTCAAGCCCGATTCGCCAACACGGCGGGTGGTGGCGACCTGCTGCAATTCGGCGATGTTCCTCGAATTCAACAAAGGCCATTGGCTGAGCCTGTACCGGAACCGCATCCCCGGTGCGCCGCCGGTGGAGATGCGAGTGATGACCCGGGACCGCCCCGAGGGCGCGCCCCTGGACGGAAACGTGCCTGCCCATGCCACGCATTCGGTGGCGTTCATGTGGCGGCTGTTCGCGGCGTGGTTCGCGATGGGACTGCGCACTCCGCGCGGTATCGACGGCACGAAGATCGAGGCCTGA
- a CDS encoding DUF6184 family natural product biosynthesis lipoprotein, translating to MNMNNWLWMLGVVGLMGCGVSSQSDAVTVTARNMCARYESCGDIGSGKAYANEDDCMIKQKADWNNRWSVAACDDHINGDNFDFCQDSIKVMSCDNVVEWIVLVADKCSRDKVCSGNP from the coding sequence ATGAACATGAACAACTGGCTGTGGATGTTGGGAGTGGTGGGACTGATGGGCTGCGGCGTGAGTTCCCAGTCCGATGCGGTGACCGTGACCGCCCGGAACATGTGCGCGAGGTACGAGAGCTGTGGCGACATCGGCAGCGGCAAGGCCTATGCGAACGAGGATGACTGCATGATCAAGCAGAAGGCCGACTGGAACAACCGTTGGTCGGTGGCGGCCTGTGACGATCACATCAATGGCGACAACTTCGACTTCTGCCAGGATTCCATCAAGGTCATGTCGTGTGACAATGTCGTCGAATGGATCGTGCTTGTCGCGGACAAGTGTTCCCGGGACAAGGTCTGTAGCGGCAATCCGTAA